Part of the Methylovirgula sp. 4M-Z18 genome is shown below.
ACCGCACTATTGTTCATTGATCCATCCTTTTCAGTAGGTTTTCGAGGTCGTCAAATCGGTTCTCCCAGAACCCGGTCATTTGGCTGGTCCAGTCGATCAGCGGCGCCAGGGCTCCAAGCTGCGCGCTATAGTGCGTCTGGCGCCCCTCATGGCGGTCGCGCACCAGCCCGGCCTGCTTCAAAACGCCAAGGTGCTTCGAGACGGCCGGCTGCGAGACCCCGGCCTGCGTTGTCAGCGCCCGGACCGTCAGTTCGCCATCGCGG
Proteins encoded:
- a CDS encoding ArsR/SmtB family transcription factor, translated to MPNAHDVLFRTLADPTRRAIFERLCRDGELTVRALTTQAGVSQPAVSKHLGVLKQAGLVRDRHEGRQTHYSAQLGALAPLIDWTSQMTGFWENRFDDLENLLKRMDQ